The nucleotide sequence TGGCGTTATTATTTTTGACAATTGTTACTGTAGCAGTTTCAAGGATTGATTTCGGAGTATTAAATATAGTTGTCGCAATTGGAATCGCTTCAATCAAGGCGCTACTAGTTGGCATGTTCTTCATGCACCTTAAATTTGAAAAGCGTCTTATCATCGGCTACGCGATCTATCCACTAGTTTTACTATTCTTATTGATTTTTGGGACTCTTGGCGATCATGCAACACGAGTTTCAATCAAGCCACAAGGAGCCGAATTTGAGAGTTTTACAAATCCACTTCCAGCACTAAACCAGCAGCACGATGCCCATGCTAATCAGCAGCACGCGCCTGCTCATCCAACTGCTACAAGCCACAAAAACCAG is from bacterium and encodes:
- a CDS encoding cytochrome C oxidase subunit IV family protein, translating into MGAHSGHWKRLGDGKLTPQDFEDGLGHILSQNAYRNTLLALLFLTIVTVAVSRIDFGVLNIVVAIGIASIKALLVGMFFMHLKFEKRLIIGYAIYPLVLLFLLIFGTLGDHATRVSIKPQGAEFESFTNPLPALNQQHDAHANQQHAPAHPTATSHKNQH